TGCCCGAAGGGGCCCGACCGTAGGTCATATACGATGCTTGTGCTTTCACCATACGAGGAAAAGGAACTGCTGTGCCGTACTGCGAAGGGAGACGAGGCCGCCTTCGGCCAGATTTTCCACGCGTATCACCAACGCCTGGGTGCTTTTATCTACCGGTTGACGGAGTCTTTCCCCGCCACCCAGGAAATCGTACAAGATGTCTTTGTGCGCATCTGGTTAAAGCGCGAGACACTCCCTGAAGTCACTTCGTTCGAGGCCTATCTGTTCACCGCGGCGCGGAACCACGCCTATAATTATATCCGCAAGGCGGCGCGTGAAAGGGCGCTCGAAGCCTCCCTGTCCCTACCGGCGGAAGCGGAGCCGGATGAGCGCTTTGCACTCCTGGAAAAGGCCATCTCCCAATTGCCCCGCCAGCAACAAAACGTCTACCTCCTTCACCGTCACCAGGGGCTCAGCCATGCGGAGATCGCCGAACAGTTGCACCTCTCCGTGGAGACCGTCAAAAAACACATGTCGCTGGCCCTCAGATCGATCAGGACCTTTTTGACGGTGGGGCGGTTGACGGGGTAGGGCGGCGCCCGCCAAGGCGCGCGCCCATGCCGCCGCGCGCCGCCAGATTTTTTTTCCCGCGATTACCTCTTTTTTCTGGTCCCGTTGTCTTCCCTTCAGACAACCACCCCCGTATGACCAGACTGGCCCTTTTGTTCCAACGCTATTATGATAAGACTGCCACCCCGGAAGAAGTCGACGAGTTTCTGCGTCTGGCCGACAAAGAAGAAAACGCCTCCGAGCTGCATGCCTTGATGGACGCGGCCTGGCAGGCGTCTCCGCCCGTGGAGCCGGTCTTTACGCCTGAGCAAAGCGAGGCCTTGCTGAAGGGTGTGCTGGACGCGGGGAGGGCGGCGGAGGCGCAGATGGCCGCCGCCGGCGCGTCACCGGCCGCCGTCACCGGCCGCTCCGCCGTGCGGACACTTCGCTGGCAGCGCCTCGCGGCTGCCGCCGCGGTCATGGGCATCCTGGGCGGCAGCGCCTGGTGGCTCGCACACCGGGAGCGTCCGCGCCGCGCAATGGTCGCGCGCGTTACCCCGCGAGCCATCGTACCCGGTACGAACAAAGCCACACTCATCCTTGCCGACGGTTCAACCATCGACCTGGACAGTGCGCAGCACGGGACGCTGGCGCACCAGGGCAGGACGGACGTTATCCAGGCCGGTGGGGGACACCTGGCGTATGCAAGCCGGCAGGCGGCGGGCGCCGGTGCGGGCGCGGGCCCTGCGGCGGTGGGCACCGGCCCCGCGGACGTGGCGTACAACACCGTGAAAACCCCCCGCGGCGGCCAATACCAGGTAGCCCTGCCCGACGGCAGCAAAGTCTGGTTAAACGCCGCGTCGAGCCTGCGGTTCCCGACGGCGTTCACGGGAGCGGACCGGACGGTGGAGTTGACGGGGGAAGCGTATTTCGAAGTGGCGGGCAAGCCCGGCCAGCCGTTTAAGGTGAAGGTAGGGGATATGCAGGTGGCGGTGTTGGGGACGCGCTTCGACGTGATGGCATACCCGGAAGAAGATGGGATACGGACGAGCCTGCTCCAGGGCGCGGTGCGCGTGGAAAAACAGGGCGCGCAGGAGGCCGAAAAGGGCGCTGTGGGCGAAAGGCTGGAACCCGGGCAGGAGGCGTTGTGGAATGGACTGGACTTCCACGTAGCGGAAGCGGATACGGACCAGGCGGTGGCCTGGAAGAACGGGCTGTTCCAGTTTGACGGGGCCACGCTGGAGGCGGTGATGCGCCAGGTTTGCCGGTGGTATGACGTGGACGTGCGGTATGAAGGGAAGGTACCCCGGCACTTCTCGGGGCTGATCTCGCGGAGCTCGCCCCTGACGGAGGTCTTGCGGATGCTGGACCTGGCGGGGAAGGCGCGGTTTACGCTGGAGGGGCGAACCGTAGTGGTGAAGACGCCCTGATGGGCGATAACAAAGGAAAAAAGAGTGCGTAAAAAAAGCGAAGTGCGGTTCGAGCGCACCTCGCCGGTATTTGGGCGCTCTTCAGTATAGGACCTACATCTGATAAACCCAAACATTGCAAAAGTATGCGATTTGACGCTCATTGTAAAGGGACGCCACCCAGGCGCCGTTTACTAACCAAAACGTTGCTGATGATGACCAAACTGACATCGGTTTTACTGGTCACAGCTTGCTTGCAAGTGAGTGCGAAAGGCTTCTCACAGAAAGTCACCCTCTCGGAAACGGACGTGTCGCTCAAGAAGGTATTTAAGGAGATCCACCGGCAGACGGGGTTTCTCTTTTTCTACAGCGACGAGCTCCTGCAGCCTTCGAGAAAAGTATCGATCCATCTCCGGGGGGCGCCCCTGGAGGAGGTCCTGGACAGTTGTTTCCGGGACCAGCCCTTGGTGTACGCCATCGTGGACAACACCATCGTGGTGAAAGGCGCGCCACCGCCGGGGCTCACGTTGCCGGTGGACCAGGTGGTGGTCCGCGGGCGGGTGACGGACGCCAAGGGGAATCCCCTGATCGGCGTCTCGGTCACGGTCGTGGGGACAACCCGGGGCGTGGCGACCGACGACAAGGGAGAATTCTCCATACAGGTGGACGCCACGGCCAGCCTGCACTTTAGCTATATCGGCTACGAGCCCGTGGACGTGGCGGTCAAAGGGCGTTCGACCCTTGCGGTCACCCTGCGGTTGTCGACGGCGGAGCTGACCGACGTGGTCGTGGTGGGGTATGGCACCCAGCAAAAAACCAGCGT
This region of Dinghuibacter silviterrae genomic DNA includes:
- a CDS encoding RNA polymerase sigma-70 factor codes for the protein MLSPYEEKELLCRTAKGDEAAFGQIFHAYHQRLGAFIYRLTESFPATQEIVQDVFVRIWLKRETLPEVTSFEAYLFTAARNHAYNYIRKAARERALEASLSLPAEAEPDERFALLEKAISQLPRQQQNVYLLHRHQGLSHAEIAEQLHLSVETVKKHMSLALRSIRTFLTVGRLTG
- a CDS encoding FecR family protein; translated protein: MTRLALLFQRYYDKTATPEEVDEFLRLADKEENASELHALMDAAWQASPPVEPVFTPEQSEALLKGVLDAGRAAEAQMAAAGASPAAVTGRSAVRTLRWQRLAAAAAVMGILGGSAWWLAHRERPRRAMVARVTPRAIVPGTNKATLILADGSTIDLDSAQHGTLAHQGRTDVIQAGGGHLAYASRQAAGAGAGAGPAAVGTGPADVAYNTVKTPRGGQYQVALPDGSKVWLNAASSLRFPTAFTGADRTVELTGEAYFEVAGKPGQPFKVKVGDMQVAVLGTRFDVMAYPEEDGIRTSLLQGAVRVEKQGAQEAEKGAVGERLEPGQEALWNGLDFHVAEADTDQAVAWKNGLFQFDGATLEAVMRQVCRWYDVDVRYEGKVPRHFSGLISRSSPLTEVLRMLDLAGKARFTLEGRTVVVKTP